Sequence from the Candidatus Rokuibacteriota bacterium genome:
GAGACCAACTACTGCGCGAAATGCCAGACGGGCGGCAAGCTCCTCGCGGACCGCGCGCTCTCGCGACTGCTCCGCGCGGACTGGCCGCGCACGCTCGAAGAGATGGAGGAGCGCCGGGGGCTTGCACCGCAGAGTAAAATGAGCAGGCCCACACGGAGGGGGCATCCATGATCACAGCGGCCGAGTTCATCCAGGGCGGGCTGAAGCAGCTCCACGGCAACTTCGACAAACAGCTCGACAACATCACGCCAGAGCAGCTCCACGCGATCCCGGGCGGCAACCCCAAGGCCAACACCATCGCGTGGGGGCTCTGGCACTACGCGCGCACCGAGGACAACGTCGTCCAGTACATCCTCCAGAACAAGAAGACGCCGATCTGGGTCGAGCAGGGCTACGCGGCGAAGACGGGCCTGCCGGAGACGGCGCAGGGCACGGGCATGCCGACGGCCGAGGCGCAGGCGCTCCGCATCAAGGACATCGGCGCGTTCAAGGAATACATGGGCAAGGTCTGGGCCGCGACCGACGCGCTCATCGCGACGAACGACCAGGCGCTCCTCGACCGCATGGTGTCGATCAGGCCGCTCGGCGAGATGCATGCCATGCGCGCCCTGGGCGCCGTCTGCCTGACCCACGGCACGACTCACTTCGGCGAGATCGAGCTGGCGCGCACGCTCGTCGGCGCCGGCGCCGTCACTGCCGTCTAGCCGTAGTCCTAACCCTCCCCCTCACCCTACCCTCTCCCCCTCTGGGGGCGAGGGTGACTAAAGATTAGGACGACTCCCTCTCCCTCTGGAGGGAGAGGGTTGGGGTGAGGGTGGGGCGTCTCCTCGCGCGTAGGGGGCGTCTAGCCGGCTAGAAATTCCTCGACCAGCGACACGACGCGCTCCGAGCGCTCTTCCTGGGGGAAGTGGCCGGCGTCGTGGAAGCAGGCCGTGCGCTTGTGCGAGAAGACCATCTGGAGGCGATCGAGCTCCTCCTGGCGGAAGGCCTGGTCGTTCATGCCCCAGAGGATCAGCGCCGGGATGTCGCGGATCTTCTCGCGGCGGCGCCAGAGCCCGTCGTACCACTCGCCGGCGCCGAGGAGCGCGCGGGCATAGGCGTGGGTGGCCACGCGCTCGGCGGCTCTACCGAACGGGCGCATGTACTGGTCTTGGATACGGCGCGGGAAGCGCGCCTTGTCCGCGATGGCGTGCTTCATGATGACGCGCACCGAGAAGTTCAGTCTTAGATAGAGGAACCGGCCGAGCGCGCCGCCGAAGAGCCGGCCGAAGCGCTCGTAGTGCGGATCACCGCGCAGGGACCACATCCACGTGTTCAGCAGGACGATGCTCCGGACGTTCGCCGGCTTGTCCAGCGCGTACGAGAGGCCGAACGGCCCGCCGAAATCGTGCAGCACCAGCGTGATGTCTTTCAGCTCGAGCGCGTCGATCAGCCGCCGGAGATTCGCCGCCTGCTCGGCGGGCGCGTAGGAGTAGCCCTGGGGCTTGTCGGAGAGACCGAAACCCAGGCTATCCGGCGCGATACAGCGGTACCGCGGCGAGAGCGCCTTGATCAGGTGGCGCCACACGAAAGACCAGTCGGGCGTGCCGTGGACGAAGACGATCGGCCGCCCCTGCCCCTGATCCACATAGTGCATCCGCCCCGCCGGCAGATCGAGCCAGAGCGGGGGGAAGGGATACTCGGCCCGGTCGAGCCAGGCCGGGCCCATCATGTCAGCAGCCGAGCTGATCCGCGAGGTCGAAAAAGTCGCGCGCCACCACGTCCCAGTCCTTCTCGGCCGTCTGGTCCTTGGTCTGGCCGGGGCCGTGCTCGGTGGGGCGCGTCACGAAGATGCTCTTGAAGCCCAGCGCCCGGGCCGCGGCGAGGTCGTTATTGTGCGCCGCGACCAGCGCGCACTCCTCCGGCTTGAGCCCGAGCATCGCCGCGGTGCCGAGGTAGCAGCCGG
This genomic interval carries:
- a CDS encoding alpha/beta fold hydrolase, whose product is MMGPAWLDRAEYPFPPLWLDLPAGRMHYVDQGQGRPIVFVHGTPDWSFVWRHLIKALSPRYRCIAPDSLGFGLSDKPQGYSYAPAEQAANLRRLIDALELKDITLVLHDFGGPFGLSYALDKPANVRSIVLLNTWMWSLRGDPHYERFGRLFGGALGRFLYLRLNFSVRVIMKHAIADKARFPRRIQDQYMRPFGRAAERVATHAYARALLGAGEWYDGLWRRREKIRDIPALILWGMNDQAFRQEELDRLQMVFSHKRTACFHDAGHFPQEERSERVVSLVEEFLAG
- a CDS encoding DinB family protein, which gives rise to MITAAEFIQGGLKQLHGNFDKQLDNITPEQLHAIPGGNPKANTIAWGLWHYARTEDNVVQYILQNKKTPIWVEQGYAAKTGLPETAQGTGMPTAEAQALRIKDIGAFKEYMGKVWAATDALIATNDQALLDRMVSIRPLGEMHAMRALGAVCLTHGTTHFGEIELARTLVGAGAVTAV